A single genomic interval of Astyanax mexicanus isolate ESR-SI-001 chromosome 4, AstMex3_surface, whole genome shotgun sequence harbors:
- the LOC125801641 gene encoding macrophage mannose receptor 1-like: MECSRNYTNLVTIHNESQNAELINLTNTLLPANSKVWIGLKRSNYSFKWSNGDNVNKFKNLSGSCWKMPCCAAMITNGSWINMLCTEKRNFMCYKQDQTEHNYSYHLITENKTWYEAQSYCKNRFTDLVSIRDQEQNEKVRKEGMKSSTLFWIGLLRDDWQWADGGRSAYRNWGAGEPRPSTTTSDCTQLKNGTWQAVTCSSKVDAVMCYRATESRNRTFHLLVKNMNQSEARAACRENYTDLATVHNDIENAELINQINTSDKLSENSKVWIGLQRSNYSFKWSNGDNDNKLKNLFGSCWKMPCCAAMMADASWDNITCTETRNFMCYKQVNLTSVSYHLITDQSKTWYKAQNFCRSIYTDLVSIKDQVQNVEVMKAGMNSSTPFWIGLLHDDWEWADGGRSAYRNWEDGQPRPSSSSSSSNCTQLNVNGKWQTVPCSNVVEAIMCY; this comes from the exons ATGGAGTGTAGCAGGAACTACACTAATCTGGTGACTATACATAACGAAAGTCAAAATGCTGAACTGATTAATCTTACCAACACTCTGCTGCCTGCAAACAGTAAAGTCTGGATTGGTCTGAAGCGcagtaattacagttttaaatggTCTAATGGTGATAATGTTAATAAATTCAAAAATCTGTCTGGAAGCTGTTGGAAAATGCCCTGCTGTGCTGCTATGATAACTAATGGCTCATGGATCAATATGTTGTGCACAGAGAAAAGAAACTTCATGTGTTATAAACAAG ATCAGACTGAACACAACTACAGCTATCACCTGATCACTGAGAATAAGACCTGGTATGAAGCTCAGAGTTACTGCAAGAATAGATTCACTGATCTGGTcagcatcagagatcaggagcagaATGAAAAAGTGAGGAAAGAAGGGATGAAGAGCAGCACTCTCTTCTGGATTGGTCTGCTGCGTGATGACTGGCAGTGGGCTGATGGAGGAAGATCTGCTTACAGAAACTGGGGGGCTGGAGAACCTCGACCATCAACAACAACATCAGACTGTACACAGCTGAAAAATGGGACATGGCAAGCAGTGACATGCAGTAGTAAGGTGGATGCTGTTATGTGCTACAGAGCTACAGAAAGTCGTAACAGAACTTTCCATCTCCTTGTGAAGAATATGAATCAGTCTGAAGCTCGAGCAGCTTGTagagagaactacactgatctggccaCTGTGCACAATGATATAGAGAATGCTGAACTGATTAATCAGATCAACACATCTGATAAGCTGTCTGAAAACAGTAAAGTCTGGATTGGTCTTCAGCGcagtaattacagttttaaatggtctaatggtgataatgataataaactcAAGAATCTGTTTGGAAGCTGTTGGAAAATGCCCTGCTGTGCTGCTATGATGGCTGATGCATCATGGGACAATATAACGTGCACTGAGACAAGAAACTTCATGTGTTACAAACAag TTAACCTCACCTCAGTCAGCTATCATCTGATTACTGATCAGTCTAAGACCTGGTATAAGGCTCAGAATTTCTGCAGGAGCatctacactgatctggtcagcatCAAAGATCAGGTCCAGAATGTAGAAGTGATGAAAGCAGGGATGAACAGCAGCACACCCTTCTGGATTGGTCTGCTGCATGATGACTGGGAGTGGGCTGATGGAGGAAGATCTGCTTACAGAAACTGGGAGGATGGACAACCTcgaccatcatcatcatcatcatcatcaaactgTACACAGCTGAATGTGAATGGGAAATGGCAAACAGTGCCATGCAGTAATGTTGTGGAGGCCATTATGTGCTACTAG